A DNA window from Trichosurus vulpecula isolate mTriVul1 chromosome 2, mTriVul1.pri, whole genome shotgun sequence contains the following coding sequences:
- the LOC118840414 gene encoding calmodulin-1-like, whose translation MISLGYSPRKAELQDMINEVDTDGNGTIDFPEFLTMMARKMKDTDSEEEIREAFRMLDKDGNGYISAAELRHVMTNLGEKLMDEEVDEMIREAYIDGDGQVNYEEFVQMMTAK comes from the exons atgatctctttgggatacagccctagaa AAGCTGAATTACAGGATATGATTAATGAAGTAGATACTGATGGTAATGGCACAATTGACTTTCCAGAATTTCTGACAATGAtggcaagaaaaatgaaagacacaGACAGTGAAGAAGAAATTAGAGAAGCATTCCGCATGCTTGACAAGGATGGCAATGGTTATATTAGTGCAGCAGAACTTCGCCATGTGATGACAAACCTTGGAGAGAAGTTAATGGATGAAGAGGTTGATGAAATGATCAGGGAAGCATATATTGATGGTGATGGTCAAGTAAACTATGAAGAGTTTGTACAAATGATGACAGCAAAGTGA